The Delphinus delphis chromosome 2, mDelDel1.2, whole genome shotgun sequence genome segment cccacatcctcacgTCCAGGTCTCCCACCACCCACCCTTGACTGTGGGGCCGGGCACTTTCCACCGGCCATCCTGCCGGCAGCTCTGGGCTCCCAAACTTTCTCCCTTATAAAGTCAGGCAGCAGCAGACACCCAGGAATGCTGCCGCTGCCCGTGACGCATGCCGGCTCTGGGGCCGCCTGGCTGCTCCCAGGCAACCAGGAATGTGGTGGGAGGGAGCGCACAGAGATTGACTGCCTGGGGTGGGGTGCCAACAGGTGGCAAGGCCAGGAGCTGCAggctttctgcttctctctgtcaGATtgcttctcccctggagcctcagtttgTCTGTCTGGTAAGTGGAAGCCAAGTACCCTACTGCAGACAAGGGCCACAGAGAATCTGATGTTGTGGAACCCATCACCAAGGAGCGAGGGTCCCGGGGCTGGGGAGGCACATCTGGCTCTCTGGACTGTTCTGGGGCAAGGGCAGTACTCCCAGTTACAGCCGGGATGGGACAGAGGGAAGAGGGGGGCCAAAGaccaagagagggagagaagaggaaaagcagaggcagagacaagggagatgtgggacagagatggggagagagacagactgGCCAGCCCCAGGGGTTCTGAGGACCCAGAAGGAGCAGGGTCTGCAGCAGCCCCAAGACTGGAAAGGCACTCATGCTTGAGACCCTGCCCCTGGCCAGCCTGGGAGGCAGTGGGGAGCCTGAGAGAGACTGAGAGGCCAAAACCCCGCTGATAGGCAGAGGGTTGAGCGCCATGATGGAAGTAAGCCTCATGTTTGGGGTCCCCCAGGGACAGGGGCCAGGTCCCCATTCATAATCATCCTAGGAGTGGCCCAGGGAGCCAGGAGATGCCAGCATAACCCATGCTGTGCCAGAGGGTGGCTTGTTGGAGGACCTTGGCCTAGGCTTCATCCCCCTGTGTGAGAAAGGGCCACAGTGGGGACGGATACAGACTCTTTCTgtgcccccagccctcctctcAGGAAGAGGGATGGAGCGCCCACCCTGGGCCCAGACAGCAGCGCCCTGTTCGTGGGCAGGAAGGGTGGGAAGCTGTGGGATTCTCCACCTTCAGCAAACCTCTCGGGTGGATGGGTGCCGGGTGGGAGGGGCTGCAACCCTCCAGGAACACACTGCCCCTTTCATGGAGCCAGGCACAGCCAAAGTCATGGCGGGCGGGCACCGAGGGGCAGGACAGGCCTGGGCACAATCACTGCTCTGTCCTGGCAGCTCCCAGCCCACACGCATACACATGCACAAGCACACAGCCTTATGCAAACCCAAAATACACTCCCAGCAGCCACccacacacttgcacacacatgcaagTACACATCTACACCCCCCTGGACATTCAACTGTGTATCCTCTTCCAGGCAGAGAAACCCATACCTGTGGCACTCGTCCTGACCCTCCTACTTGTCCCCCAGACCCTTTGGGGCATCCTGCCCCCCCCATGCCAAAGGCCTGGAGCCACCCAAGCAGTCCACACCATTAACCCTCCGCACAGTCACGTTTGAGAGCAGACCCAGACCAGAAAGGGACCTCCAGGACTAATCCCCACAGACAGGAGAAGGAAAGAGTGGGAAGGAGTGCCCATTTTATGGAATGGTGACACTGAGGCCTGAGTTGGGCCCCTTCTTCTGGCCCAGAGGGCAGCACGCATAGCTGCTGCAGGCCTGAACTGGTGTTTTGATGAATCATGGGTCTTCTTGGCCCAGGAGAGTCAAGGACAGTTCTCCAGGCAGTAATGatgcctcctctcctccccccactgCCCTGGCAGCCCTCTCAGGCTGCTGAGCCTGGTGTGGCCCATGCTTCTTTTCTCTCTACTCCTCGGTCTTCAACATTTCCAGAACCTGTATATCCCTGCCAGTCTCTTGTCCTTGCTTCCCTCTTAGACTGcccatttccctccctctctgctcctcTACACAAccctcacctcccccaggaagccctccaggATTGACTCCAAGCTCATGACTTCTTTATCCTGCATCCCCTCTCCATTCGAAGTCCCTCTCCAactgtccccctgcccccagcccagaaAAGGGACTCTGGGTTCTTACAACTGCAGCCCATCAGAGACAGTAAGAGAGGCAGCAGAAGGAGaccaggaggtggggggagtggCACTGTCAGAGTTTCCAAAATCCTGGCCAGCAAGGCCTCAGAGGCCTCCGTTGGGGCGAGGGGGCTGCCCGGCCTGTGCGCTCCCAGCAGCACAAGGCAGCTTGTGTGAGCCCTTTCCCGCCTGGCCCTGCAGGAAACAGCAGGGCTCAGCCCCTCAATGGGCCCATTCAGCCCCCAGCTCTCTGGAAAGAACCTCTGCTTCCTGTCACCCTCCCACTCTGGCCTGGAGAACCAGGCCTAACAAGCTGCTACTCTCCCCTGCTGGGAGGGTGCTGGAGGCAGGTGGTTCAGGAGTTAGAGACAGCCAGCTACTTAAGTTCCTGCCTGCTCCTCTGCTTGACTGTGCCCTGACAGGTTGACATCCACCTTTAGCGAAAGGGAGTATGGGTGAGGGCTTGTGCTCACTCCCACACAGGGGAAGCAGTGGGCCCCCAACTCCTGCGTGGCAGGCAGGTAAATGTTTAGCAACAGACTCTCCTGGAGACAGGTAGCCCTGATTTGCAGTGTTTGCCTCTTCCCGTGGTATAAATATTCTCACTGGGCAACGTCACctggcttgcaaaattcctgaaaatgtaaCAATCAGCTCTTGCCAGCCGTCCTGAGTTCCTATGTGCCACCGTGGTGGCCCCACCCTCTGGGGCCACCTGCCCCCACTCTTCGGCTGCGGCTGCCCTCAGCTTAGCGTGCTGCGTTTTGTCCTTAAGAATCGATGATCTTGCAGATAAGGCACCCCCGTAGGTGCCTGCCAGCTGCCAGTTCCCTGGTCTGTCCCTCACGGGCACCGAGGTGTCCTGGGCCTGCTGGGCTGTGTCCGCCTGGATGGTTTTGCAGTTCTCCTTTGATTCCTTTAGCTTCGCAGACAAGGCTGTGGTGTTGCCAGCAAGTGCTGGCCAAAGGGGATAAGGAGAAGGGCTTTCAGCTCAACCCCGGGGGGAAGAGCGTCATCCTTCTTGggcatccctccatccctccaggcTGTGTTGGCTGCCCTTAGGACATACACGTCTGGGACTCCTCCAGTGGTTGATGCTACTTCTTCAGGTGCATGTCAGCTGGCTCAGGCTGCCCGGGGACCAGCATGTGTATGGCTGGTGCCAGATCATTCCTATCAAGGCCATCAGCCTTTACTCACTCTCACCGGATTTAAGAGAAGCCCAAGGGGGGGTGAATCATCTCTGTAACCCATTCCCGTCTCCCCAGCCCTGGGTGTCAAGTGGGGAGAGTCAACATTATATTTGGCACTAAACTCCACAAAAGGAATGGACCAGAAATTGTGGCATCAGGTTAGAGGCCAAGGGAGGCTAATTTGGGGAAACTGCCTGGAGGGGGTGACAACTTAAAAAGAGGAGGTGTCCCTACCCAGGGACCCCTGACCCTGGGAAACCCCAAATATGACCTCCTGTCTTGGGAGGCCCTCTGGCCTGCCCATCAGGCCATCATCCCCTCCCAGGCCTTGTCTTCAGCCTCAGACCGAGGCTTGAAGAACTCAGCTCTTGTCATCCCTGGCTTCCTGGCCATGGTGGAAATAAAGGGGCCGGATCTGACCGCTCACCGGGGACCTTTAATAGCTAAGCAGCAGGAAGCGATACAGGGTGATGGAGGAAGTTTGGCCCATTTTGGGTCCGGCACTTCACGTGGTCTCCGTctagcctcagagcctttgctctTTGATGGACTCAGGCCAACAAGCTGCCCCCCCTGACCCCCAAAGACGGCTGGGAGCATGGCCCAAGAGAGATGCAGGGATGGGTGGGTTGCCTGACTTACCACCACCAGAGCCCAGCTGTGGTCCCAGCCAACCCAGGGGCTAAACCATACGGGCGCTTAGAAGGAATTTGAGCAGAGATCAATTTGGGTAGAGGTGGTTCTCCTAGAGCTTCATTCCTGGGGGTTTTGACCATCGAGCCAGGTGATCAGGCCAGTGACCATTTCCCTTTGAGCCAGACCCAGGATGGAGATTCCTCTGGGGCCCAGGGGAAGAGAGCCAGAGCTGCCAGAGGCCTCTGGCCCCAGAAACCTCCGAGGAAGAGACCTGAGATGCTTGAAATGCTGGGTCTGGCCTCCTTCAGAGCCAGGGTCTGGGCTGGACACAAGGTGAGGCCGTGCCTTCTGGTGCCAGGACCAAGCAGGTGCTGGGACCAGCTGAGGTCACGGGAGAGCGCCACATAGAAGAACTGTGAGGGTGTACCAGCATGCAATGCCCTCCCTGCAGCCCACCCGTCCACCCTGCAGCACCTCTCCTCCAGGCAAGGGGCTAAGCTTCACCACAGCTCTCTCTGTCACACAGCCTCCTTCTTCGGAGAGAACCACCTGGAGGTTCCTGTGGCCATGTCTCTGACTGACATAGACCTACAGCTGGAGTTTTCTACGTCCCAGCCCGAAGCCCTGCTTCTCCTGGCGGCAGGCCCGGCTGACTACCTCCTCCTGCAGCTCCACTCTGGACGCCTGCAGGTCAGTGACATCTCCCTGCTGGATTCCTTCTCTAGCTTTGAGTGGCCCCCaaccggctgtgtgaccttgtggaAGTCACTTTTGCCTTGAGGTCTCAAGTTCCCCACTGTGAGATGGACAGAAACATCCCAGAAGGTGTGACTTCCTCGTGAACCAGctctgccctcctgccctctAGCCACACTTCTCACCACGACCCCTGGCCGGTCCTTTGTGTCCTGACCACCCTGGCTGCTTTCAGCTCCCTGCTGCCTTGTGGTCTCTCGCTTTTGCTCACTACACTCCCTCTGCCTCGTGCAAGCCTCGCTCGTTCCCTGCACCTGCCTAACTCCAGCCTCTCCTTGAAGTCTCAGCATGGGCATCCCTTCCTCACCTGGACTGGGTCCCCTCTCCTGGGTCCCAGCACCCCCGTGCGCTCCTCTGGCGTAGCACCAATCACCCTGATTCACCACGGTCTGTCGATGGAACGACCAATACTGCCACAGCTTCCTCAGTTTTCCGTTTCATCCTTCAAGTCACCACAAGCTTTATTGGCAAAGAGTCTTCTGGCTCTCTCTTGAGGCTTCCCCCTAACCatgaagagtttgagaacatgAGGTCTTAGTCCAAATTTGGGGGAGCCATCTGCTTCCACACCCCAGGGGAGAGAGGCCTCTGGTCCTCTGAATCCCTCAGCTGCTTTCAGTCCATCTGATGCTGCCATTGCTTCTCACTGCCACAAGGTGTCACTGTTGAACATGGCCTGGTACAACCTAGCACTGATGCTCTTCCTCCCTGCCAGGTATATTGATGCCACACCCCTAGAAAGGTGCTCCATACGTGGACTCTCAAGGCCATACGTTCTTAGTGCTCTGCTCTTTCAGCTTCCGTACCACCCATTTTACCATCTGGTTGTGGGAACACCACACCAGAGCCAGCTCTGGTGTCAGTGTCCTGGGGACAGAACcatgtctctcttctctccccaagGACCTCCCCTTGGACAGGTCAAAACACAGAGCATCTGATTGGGCTCCCCATTTCTGAACAGTGAGCCTGGCTGCCTCAATGACCCCACGGTGTTTTGGTCTACTTAGGGGGACTCATCAGGGGATTCCCAGGTGCCCGTTGTGCCAGGGGAAGAATCTTCCGTATTCCAAGGTGATCTTTCTAGCACCGCTCACCCAAGGAAAGAGGGGAGACATAAAGGAATCTAGGCTGAATCCCTAGGAAAGCATCTTGCTGTATGACAGGTCTGTGTGGGCAGGGACCACATCGGATTCACATCGGGGTCCCCTGAGCCCATCCAGGCCTGGCACAGAGATCACTTTGGTGAGTGTTTGGGGGATGCGTAAAGAGATGGCAGGAAAGGGAGAGGAGTGGCGTGAGAAGCCTTTGTCCTAGGCCCTCTGCTCTGGGGACCCCAAGTGTGGGGGACCAGTTATGCTTTTACTGCAGAAGTGATGGATTCAGTgtgcctcccccatcccccattccCCCGTCTCTCCTCAGGTCAGATTTATCCTGGGCCAGGAGGAGGTGAGGATGCAGACCCTGGCAGAGACACTGCTGAGTGACTCCATTCCCCACACTGTGGGGCTGACCGTGTCAGACAGCTGGGCCTTGTTGTCAGTCGATGGGCTCCTGAATGCCTCCGCCCAAGTCCAGCAGGCCCCCCTGGAGGTCCCCTATGGGCTCTTCCTGGGGGGCACCGGGAGCCTTGGCCTGCCCTACCTGAGCAGAGCCAGCCGACCCCTGCGGGGTTGCCTCCACACAGCCACCCTCAATGGCCGCAGCCTCCTTCGGCCACTGACCCCAGACGTGCCTGAGGGCTGTGCTGAGGAGTTCTCTGCCGGTGATGACGTGGCCATGGGCTTCTCTGGGCCCCGCTCACTGGCTGCCTTCCCTGCCTGGGGCACTCGGGATGAAGGCACCCTGGAGTTTACACTCACCACACGGAGCCGGCAGGCGCCCCTGGCCTTCCAGGCAGGGGGCCGGCATGGGGACTTCATCTACGTGGACATATTTGAGGGCCACCTGCGGGCTGTGGTGGAGAAGGGCCAGGGCACCGTATTGCTCCACAACAGTGTGCCTGTGGCCGATGGGCAGCCCCACGAGGTCAGCGTCCACGTGGATGCTCACAGGCTGGAAATCTCCGTGGACCAGTACCCCACACGTACTTCCAACCGTGGGGTCCTTAGCTACCTAGAGCCACGAGGCAGTCTCCTCCTTGGAGGGCTGGATGCAGAGGGCTCTCGCCATCTCCAGGAACACCGCCTGGGCCTGGCTGTCAACGTCTCCCTGCTGGGCTGCCTGGAGGATCTCAGCGTCAATGGTCAGAGACGGGGGCTCCGGGAAGCCTTGCTGACTCGCAGCATGGAGGCTGGCTGcaggctggaggaggaggaggaggatgcctACGGCCCATACGAAGCTTTCTCCACCCTGGCACCTGAGGCTTGGCCGGCCATGGAGCTGCCTGAGCCCTGCATCCCTGAACCAGGGCTGCCTCCGATCTTTGCCAATTTCACCCAGCTGCTGACCGTCCGCCCGCTGGTGGTGGCCGAGGGCGGCACAGCCTGGCTGGAGTGGCGGCACGTGCAGCCCACGCTGGATCTGAGCGAGGCCGAGCTGCGCAAATCCCAGGTGCTGTTCAGCGTGAGCCGTGGGGCCCGCCACGGCGAGCTGGAGCTGGACATCCCGGGTGCCCAGGCACGGAAAATGTTCACCCTCCTGGACGTGGTGAACCGCAAGGCCCGCTTCGTCCACGATGGCTCCGAAGACACCTCCGACCAGCTTGTGCTTGAGGTGTCGGTGACAGCTCGGGGGCCCGTGCCCTCCTGCCTTCGGAGGGGCCAAACGTACATCCTGCCCATTCAGATAAACCCCGTCAACGACCCGCCCCGCATCATCTTCCCGCATGGCAGCCACATGGTGATCCTGGAACACACTCAGAAGCTGCTGGGGCCGGAGGTCTTCCAGGCCGATGACCCAGACTCCGCCTGCGAGGGCCTCACCTTCCAGCTCCTCGGTGTCCCCGCCGGCCTCCCTGTGGAGCGCCAAGACCAGCCTGGGGAGCCAGCGACCGAGTTCTCCTGCCGGGAGCTGGAGGCGGGCAGCCTAGTGTACATCCACCGCGGCGGGCCCGCCCCGGACCTGACGTTCCGGGTCAGCGACGGGCTGCAAGCCAGCCCCCCGGTCACGCTGAAGGTGGTGGCCGTCCGGCCGGCCATTCAGGTCCGCCACAACACGGGGCTGCGCCTGGCCCAGGGTTCCACTGCACCTGTCTTGCCCTCCAACCTGTCGGTTGAGACAAATGCTGTGGGGCAGGATGTGAGCGTGCTGTTCCGACTCACCGGGGCCCTGCAGTTTGGGGAGCTGCAGAAGcagggggcgggcggggcggagGGCACCGAGTGGCGGGCCACACAGGCCTTCCACCAGCGGGACGTGGAGCAGGGTCGCGTGAGGTACCTGAGCACCGACCCGCAGCACCGTGCCGAGGACACCGTGGAGAACGTGGCCCTGGAGGTGCAGGTGGGCCAGGAGACCCTGAGCAATCTGTCCTTCCCAGTGACAGTCCAGAGAGCCACGGTGTGGCTGCTGCGGCTGGAGCCTCTGCACCCCCAGAACGCCCAGCAGGAGGCCATCACCACAGCCCACCTGGAAGCCACCCTGGAGGAGGCAGGCCCGAACCCCACCGCCTTCCACTATGAGGTGGTTCAGGCCCCCAGGAAGGGTAATCTTCAGCTACAGGGCCTGCGGCTGTCGGACGGTCAGAGCTTCACCCAGGATGACCTGCAGGCTGGCCGGTTGACTTATGGGGCCACAGCACGTGCCTCAGAGGCAGTCGAGGACTCCTTCCGTTTCCGGGTCACAGCCCCGCCACACTTCTCCCCACTCTACACCTTCCCCATCCACATCGGTGGTGATCCGGACGCCCCTGTCCTCACCAACGTCCTCCTCTCCGTGCCTGAGGGTGGCGAGGGCGTCCTCTCTGCCGATCACCTCTTTGTCAAGAGTCTCAACAGTGCCAGCTACCTCTATGAGGTCATGGAGCGGCCCCGCCACGGCAGGTTGGTGTGGCAGGGGGCACAGGACAGTGTCACCGTGGTGACATCCTTCACCAATGAGGACCTGCTGCACGGCCGGCTGGTCTACCAGCACGACGACTCTGAGACCACGGAAGATGACATCCCCTTTGTGGCTACCCGCCAGGGTGAGGGCAGTGGTGACGTGGCCTGGGAGGAGGTACGGGGTGTCTTCCGGGTGGCCATCCAGCCCGTGAATGACCACGCCCCTGTGCAGACCGTCAGCCGCGTCTTCCACGTGGCCCGCGGTGGGCAGCGGCTGCTGACCACCGATGACATGGCCTTCAGCGATGCTGACTCCGGCTTTGCTGATGCTCAGCTGGTGCTGACCCGCAAGGACCTCCTCTTCGGCAGCATCGTGGCTGTAGATGAGCCCACTCGGCCCATCTACCGCTTCACCCAGGAGGACCTCAGGAAGAGGCGGGTCCTGTTCGTGCACTCGGGAGCCGACCGCGGCTGGATCCAGCTGCAGGTGTCCGATGGGCAGCACCAGGCCACAGCGCTGCTCGAAGTTCAGGCCTCAGAGCCCTACCTCCGTGTGGCCAACGGCTCCAGCCTCGTGGTCCCTCAAGGAGGCCAGGGCACCATCGACACAGCTGTGCTCCACCTGGACACCAACCTAGATATCCGCGGTGGGGATGAGGTCCACTACCATGTCACAGCTGGCCCACGCTGGGGGCTGCTGCTCCGGGCTGGCCAGCCAGTCACAACCTTCTCCCAGCAGGACCTGCTGGATGGGGCCATTCTCTACAGCCACAACGGCAGCCTCAGCCCCCGTGATACCCTGGGCTTCTCTGTGGAGGCAGGGCCTGTGCACACAGATGCCGCCCTACAAGTGACCATTGCCCTAGAGGGGCCGCTGGCCCCACTGCACCTGGTCCAGAACAAGAAGATCTATGTCTTCCAGGGGGAGGCGGCTGAGATCAgaagagaccagctggaggtaaAGGGCTGAGGGCATGAGCAGGGGTATGGGCCAGGTAAAGGGGATCCTTCCCTCCAGCCTTCATGCCACGCGTGCTTGGATGGTTTGGGATGTGCCTGTGGTGGCTTCTGGGccagtgtgtgtatgtgccttAGGTATGTAACTGTACATGTGCATGTTGGGTGCCTGAGGGTTTCTGGGGAGTTTATTGTACATACGGCTGCCTATGGGTTACGTGTTCCTCCACATGTCATGTGCACACATGTACATGCTGTGGCCAACCATTCaaattcctgggccccacccagaccACAGACTCTGATGTGGAGCCTGAGAATCTGTATTCGAACAAGAGTAGGCTCTCTGGAGGATtttaacaggtacaaactttGAGGACTATAGGCCTTGAAGACAGGCTTGGTTGCCCCCACCGCCCAGCTCCcatgtcctcagttcttttttttttttttaatatttatttatttatttttatttttggctgcattgggtcttagttgaggcacgcagggcctttgttgtggcttgcaggcttagtttccccgaggcatgtgggatcttaattcccccgaccagggatcaaacccacgtcctctgcattggaaggtggattcttaaccactggaccaccagggaagttccccatgTCCTCAGTTCTTTCCCCAGACCTCAGACCAGGCCTCAGGGTCTGGACAGGGCTGCTGACCACCCAGGAACCTCACAGAACAACCACAGGGCATCCAGCAGACCCATTGCCTTGCTGTGCAACCTCACACCAGttgcttgccctctctgggccttattCTCTTACACTGCCAACTTCTGAACCTCTTGTGGTTCTGGCTGTCTGGACTTTAGGGCAGACTGTGACTAAACATGTCTGTTGTCGGGAAGTCTTCTGCCGGGAGAAGGCAGCATTTGAGCCAGGCTTTGAAGAGTCTGGGATTTAACAGCGGAGAATGGGGGGacagtattccaggcagagggacagaaCAAGAATGTGAGTTTGGGGGTGGTGTATAGCCTTTTATGGCTGGACCATCAGATGAGGAAACACCTTCCCTCCAGGCCCTAGACTGGACTGGGGTCTGCAAGCTGCCTGGGGCCTGTACTGTAGGAGTCTGTGTCGCTGAGAAGGATGGGGCGCCCTCTTGTGGCAGTAGCATGGCAGGGggagtc includes the following:
- the CSPG4 gene encoding chondroitin sulfate proteoglycan 4, producing the protein MRSGPRLLLSAPALTLALTFATLVGPASTASFFGENHLEVPVAMSLTDIDLQLEFSTSQPEALLLLAAGPADYLLLQLHSGRLQVRFILGQEEVRMQTLAETLLSDSIPHTVGLTVSDSWALLSVDGLLNASAQVQQAPLEVPYGLFLGGTGSLGLPYLSRASRPLRGCLHTATLNGRSLLRPLTPDVPEGCAEEFSAGDDVAMGFSGPRSLAAFPAWGTRDEGTLEFTLTTRSRQAPLAFQAGGRHGDFIYVDIFEGHLRAVVEKGQGTVLLHNSVPVADGQPHEVSVHVDAHRLEISVDQYPTRTSNRGVLSYLEPRGSLLLGGLDAEGSRHLQEHRLGLAVNVSLLGCLEDLSVNGQRRGLREALLTRSMEAGCRLEEEEEDAYGPYEAFSTLAPEAWPAMELPEPCIPEPGLPPIFANFTQLLTVRPLVVAEGGTAWLEWRHVQPTLDLSEAELRKSQVLFSVSRGARHGELELDIPGAQARKMFTLLDVVNRKARFVHDGSEDTSDQLVLEVSVTARGPVPSCLRRGQTYILPIQINPVNDPPRIIFPHGSHMVILEHTQKLLGPEVFQADDPDSACEGLTFQLLGVPAGLPVERQDQPGEPATEFSCRELEAGSLVYIHRGGPAPDLTFRVSDGLQASPPVTLKVVAVRPAIQVRHNTGLRLAQGSTAPVLPSNLSVETNAVGQDVSVLFRLTGALQFGELQKQGAGGAEGTEWRATQAFHQRDVEQGRVRYLSTDPQHRAEDTVENVALEVQVGQETLSNLSFPVTVQRATVWLLRLEPLHPQNAQQEAITTAHLEATLEEAGPNPTAFHYEVVQAPRKGNLQLQGLRLSDGQSFTQDDLQAGRLTYGATARASEAVEDSFRFRVTAPPHFSPLYTFPIHIGGDPDAPVLTNVLLSVPEGGEGVLSADHLFVKSLNSASYLYEVMERPRHGRLVWQGAQDSVTVVTSFTNEDLLHGRLVYQHDDSETTEDDIPFVATRQGEGSGDVAWEEVRGVFRVAIQPVNDHAPVQTVSRVFHVARGGQRLLTTDDMAFSDADSGFADAQLVLTRKDLLFGSIVAVDEPTRPIYRFTQEDLRKRRVLFVHSGADRGWIQLQVSDGQHQATALLEVQASEPYLRVANGSSLVVPQGGQGTIDTAVLHLDTNLDIRGGDEVHYHVTAGPRWGLLLRAGQPVTTFSQQDLLDGAILYSHNGSLSPRDTLGFSVEAGPVHTDAALQVTIALEGPLAPLHLVQNKKIYVFQGEAAEIRRDQLEAAQEAVPPADIVFSVKTPPSSGHLVMLSHGATAAELPSLDPVHSFSQEAVDAGRVLYLHSRPEAWSDVFSLDVSSGLGAPLEGIHVELEVLPAAIPLEALNFSVPEGGTRTLAPPLLRITGPYFPTLPGLDLQVLEPPRHGVLKREEGPQDRTLSTFSWREVEQQLILYVHDGSETLADSFVLVANASEMDRQSRPVTFTITILPVNDQPPNLTTNTGLQMWEGATVPIPPEALRGTDSDSGPEDLVYTLEEPSNGQVVLRTAPGAEVHSFTQAQLDGGLVLFSHRGAPDGGFRFILSDGEHTSTGHFFRVTAQKQLLLSLEGSRTLTICPGSIQPLSSQSLRASSSTGIDPHHLFYRVVRGPRLGRLFHTQQGSTGEALENFTQAEVYAGNVLYEHEMPPEPFWEAHDALELQLSSPPAPDMAATLAVTVSFEATCPQRPSRLWKNKGLWVSEGQRAEITTAALDASNFLASVPAPRRSEHDVLFQVTQFPQRGQLWVSEEPLHIGRPHFLQSELAAGQLVYSHGGGGTQQDGFHFRAHLQGPAGASVAGPQTSEAFAITVRDVNERPPQPQTSIPLRLTQGSRSPVSRAQLSVVDPDSAPGEIEYQVQRAPHNGFLSLAGASPGPVTCFTQADVDAGRLAFVANGSSVAGIFQLSVSDGASPPLPMSLAVDVLPSAIEVQLRAPLEVPQASGRASLSRQQLRVVSDREEADAAYRLTQGPRHGHLLVHGQPATAFSQFQVDQGEVVFAFTSFSSSHDQFSILALARGANASATVNVTVRALLHVWTGGPWPQGATLRLDPTVLDAGELANRTGSVPRFRLLAGPRHGRVVRVPRARTEPRGGQLVEQFTQQDLEDGRLGLEVGRPEGSSPGPAGDSLTLELWARGVPPAVASLDFATEPYNAARPYRVALLSLPARTEAGEPGSSAPTGEPGLAASSPTPTAARGRFLGFLEANMFSIIVPVCLVLLLLALIVPLLFYLRKRNKMGKHNVQVLTAKPRNGLAGDTETFRKVEPGQAIPLTAVPGQGAPPGGQPDPELLQFCRTSNPALKNGQYWV